Proteins encoded in a region of the Anoxybacillus amylolyticus genome:
- a CDS encoding response regulator, translating to MKTRIVIIDDHQLFREGVKRILQFEEQFEVVAEGADGREALALVEKYRPDIVIMDINMPHTNGVEATRQLIDTYPDTKVVVLSIHDDENYVMHALKSGASGYLLKDMDADTLVEAVKVVAEGGSYLHPRVTHNLVKEYRRLAAGENKKEAPAKREVCLPLHLLTRRECEVLQLLADGKSNRGIGEALFISEKTVKNHVSNILQKLNVSDRTQAVVVAIKNGWVEVR from the coding sequence ATGAAAACGCGCATCGTCATTATTGATGATCACCAACTATTCCGTGAAGGAGTTAAGCGCATTTTGCAATTTGAAGAACAATTTGAAGTAGTAGCAGAAGGGGCAGATGGGAGAGAAGCGCTTGCCCTTGTAGAAAAATATCGTCCAGATATTGTCATTATGGATATTAACATGCCGCACACGAACGGAGTGGAAGCAACGCGCCAGTTGATTGATACGTACCCAGATACGAAAGTTGTCGTTCTTTCCATCCATGACGACGAAAATTATGTGATGCATGCGTTAAAAAGTGGAGCATCAGGCTATTTATTAAAAGATATGGATGCGGATACGTTAGTCGAAGCGGTAAAAGTCGTAGCGGAAGGTGGCTCGTATTTGCATCCGCGTGTCACGCACAATTTAGTGAAAGAATATCGGCGACTTGCGGCTGGGGAAAACAAAAAAGAAGCGCCGGCAAAGCGCGAAGTATGCTTGCCTCTTCATTTGTTAACACGCCGAGAATGTGAAGTATTACAGCTATTAGCGGATGGAAAAAGCAACCGCGGCATCGGAGAAGCGCTTTTTATTAGCGAAAAGACGGTGAAAAACCACGTCAGCAACATTTTACAAAAATTAAACGTCAGCGACCGGACGCAAGCGGTCGTCGTCGCGATAAAAAACGGCTGGGTCGAAGTTCGCTAG
- a CDS encoding DegV family protein encodes MKTAIVTDSTAYIPKEVRESLRIHMIPLCVTFGNETYREEVDLNAEQFFIEVKQHKYLPTTSQPSTGAFVELFESLRDYDAIISIHLSSGISGTYQGAVTAGTMVDIPVYPYDSEISCMAQGFYVIEAAQMALDGKRPEDIIARLDEMKKSLRAYFMVDDLIHLQRGGRLSGAQAFIGSLLQVKPLLHFENKVIVPFEKVRTRKKAINRIEELLAEDAASGAPIKAAIIHANRLKEATAWKDELAAQYPNVDFTISYFGPVIGTHLGEGALGLAWYRP; translated from the coding sequence ATGAAAACAGCGATTGTCACAGATAGTACGGCCTATATTCCGAAAGAAGTGCGGGAATCGTTGCGTATCCATATGATTCCGTTATGTGTGACGTTTGGCAACGAAACATACCGAGAAGAAGTGGATCTCAACGCCGAGCAGTTTTTTATCGAAGTGAAGCAGCATAAATATCTCCCGACGACATCGCAGCCGTCGACAGGGGCGTTTGTTGAACTGTTTGAGTCGCTAAGGGATTACGACGCCATCATTAGTATTCATTTATCGAGCGGCATTAGCGGGACGTACCAAGGGGCGGTGACCGCGGGAACGATGGTCGATATTCCGGTGTATCCGTACGATTCGGAAATTAGCTGCATGGCGCAAGGATTTTATGTCATCGAAGCTGCTCAGATGGCGCTTGATGGAAAACGCCCGGAAGATATTATCGCGCGCTTAGATGAAATGAAAAAATCGCTTCGCGCTTATTTTATGGTCGATGACTTAATTCATTTGCAGCGCGGCGGGCGCTTAAGCGGTGCACAAGCGTTCATCGGCAGCCTCTTGCAAGTCAAGCCTTTATTGCATTTTGAAAACAAAGTGATCGTGCCGTTTGAAAAAGTGCGTACACGCAAAAAAGCGATAAACCGCATCGAGGAGTTGCTCGCGGAAGACGCAGCCAGCGGCGCACCGATAAAAGCAGCGATTATCCATGCGAACCGTTTAAAAGAGGCAACCGCGTGGAAAGATGAGCTTGCAGCGCAATATCCGAACGTCGATTTTACGATCAGCTATTTTGGTCCAGTCATCGGCACGCATTTAGGTGAAGGGGCACTTGGGCTTGCTTGGTATCGGCCATAA
- a CDS encoding DEAD/DEAH box helicase, with the protein MRFMYDGTKLVPEPLSAVRGEKAVPISHIATIPIREQNPYFSASSELLSFLAGRQLLLEELPFSLEQIQAHYENGYVSYQKGVASTEQGHRCMRCGNDVPHLFASFFCARCETVCTYCRKCVTMGRVSECTPLVVSNVPPERIVYPYPLVWTGTLSKAQQQAADAVVQAIEQRTELLIWAVCGAGKTEVLFPGIKRALERGERVCLATPRTDVVLELAPRLKRAFPSVPTIALYGGSEERNKQASLVIATTHQLLRFYRAFDVMIMDEVDAFPYSVEPMLAYAAEKARTETSTLLYLTATPSENWQREIKQNKRAAVTIPARYHGYPLPVPMFEWCGNWRKKVTKGTLPTNVLAWVEKRLDEKKQAFLFVPHVELLEKVAAILQRLDRRIVGVHAEDKARKEKVQSFRDGTIPLLVTTTILERGVTVPNIDVAVLGAEDDVFTEGALVQIAGRVGRSAQYPSGDVRFFHFGKTRAMVKAKQHICHMNDEARKRGVLR; encoded by the coding sequence ATGCGTTTTATGTATGATGGAACAAAGTTAGTTCCCGAACCATTAAGTGCGGTCAGGGGAGAAAAGGCGGTGCCGATCAGCCATATTGCCACCATCCCCATCCGTGAACAAAATCCCTATTTTTCCGCTTCCTCTGAACTCCTTTCTTTTCTTGCCGGAAGGCAGCTTCTTCTCGAGGAACTTCCTTTTTCGCTCGAACAAATTCAAGCTCACTATGAAAACGGGTATGTATCGTATCAAAAAGGCGTTGCCTCTACCGAACAAGGGCATCGTTGCATGCGGTGTGGAAACGATGTGCCTCATTTATTTGCTTCCTTTTTTTGTGCCCGTTGTGAAACGGTATGCACGTATTGTCGAAAATGCGTGACGATGGGGCGAGTGAGTGAATGTACCCCGCTTGTTGTTTCTAACGTTCCACCGGAGCGCATCGTTTATCCTTATCCGCTCGTATGGACAGGGACGCTTTCGAAAGCGCAACAACAAGCCGCCGATGCGGTCGTACAAGCCATTGAACAGCGCACGGAACTGCTCATTTGGGCGGTGTGCGGCGCAGGGAAAACGGAAGTATTGTTCCCCGGCATTAAACGAGCGTTAGAACGTGGTGAGCGCGTGTGCCTTGCCACCCCACGAACGGACGTCGTCCTCGAATTAGCTCCGCGCCTAAAACGAGCATTTCCATCGGTCCCGACGATCGCTTTATACGGCGGTAGCGAAGAACGGAATAAGCAAGCGTCGCTCGTCATCGCCACTACCCATCAGCTGTTGCGATTTTACCGCGCGTTTGATGTCATGATTATGGATGAAGTCGATGCGTTTCCGTATTCTGTCGAGCCAATGCTCGCATACGCTGCTGAAAAAGCGCGCACGGAAACGTCCACTCTCCTCTACTTAACCGCTACTCCCTCAGAAAACTGGCAGCGAGAAATCAAGCAGAACAAACGAGCTGCTGTCACGATCCCTGCTCGTTACCACGGCTATCCACTCCCTGTTCCTATGTTTGAATGGTGCGGAAATTGGCGGAAAAAAGTAACCAAGGGGACGCTGCCAACGAATGTGCTCGCTTGGGTCGAAAAGCGGCTAGACGAGAAAAAACAAGCGTTTTTGTTTGTGCCCCATGTCGAGTTGTTGGAAAAAGTCGCCGCGATTTTGCAGCGGCTCGACCGCCGTATTGTCGGAGTGCATGCGGAAGATAAAGCGCGCAAAGAAAAAGTGCAGTCGTTTCGTGATGGTACTATTCCGCTTTTAGTGACGACGACCATTTTAGAGCGGGGAGTGACCGTTCCGAATATCGATGTGGCAGTGTTGGGGGCGGAAGACGATGTATTTACCGAAGGAGCGCTTGTACAAATCGCTGGAAGAGTGGGGCGCAGCGCCCAATATCCAAGTGGGGACGTTCGTTTTTTTCACTTCGGAAAAACGAGAGCGATGGTGAAGGCAAAGCAACATATTTGCCACATGAACGACGAAGCGAGAAAAAGGGGGGTATTGCGATGA
- a CDS encoding ComF family protein, with the protein MTVCLLCHQRYEPKLGWGDFLTVKQLDVLCEMCRRSFSLLDGERCHRCDRPFSQVAELYRHGELCADCLRWQQADEWRDVLTKNRSVYVYDEWMKDVVARWKFRGDYALVEAFRTDVCHEFFRHFSPDVVLVPIPLSKKRLYERGFNQAKSLAELLSLPIADVLERVDSEKQSKKTKIERLRTVQFRLCIDEWRCDQCVIIDDLYTTGSTVYHAARLLKQAGARDVFSFTLVRA; encoded by the coding sequence ATGACCGTTTGTTTGCTTTGCCATCAGCGCTATGAGCCGAAACTAGGATGGGGCGATTTTTTAACAGTGAAACAACTAGACGTATTGTGCGAGATGTGCCGCCGCTCGTTTTCGTTGCTTGACGGAGAACGTTGCCATCGGTGCGACCGGCCGTTTTCGCAAGTTGCAGAGTTATACCGCCACGGTGAGTTATGCGCGGATTGCCTCCGTTGGCAACAAGCAGACGAATGGCGCGATGTATTGACGAAAAATCGCTCGGTCTATGTGTACGATGAATGGATGAAAGATGTGGTGGCGCGTTGGAAGTTCCGCGGCGATTATGCGCTTGTCGAGGCGTTTCGCACGGATGTTTGCCACGAATTTTTCCGCCATTTTTCCCCAGATGTCGTGCTTGTACCGATTCCGTTGAGCAAGAAGCGGTTGTATGAGCGCGGCTTTAATCAAGCGAAATCGCTCGCTGAGTTGCTTTCCCTTCCTATCGCCGACGTATTAGAGCGCGTCGATTCCGAAAAGCAGTCGAAAAAGACGAAAATAGAGCGGCTGCGGACGGTTCAGTTTCGGCTATGTATCGATGAATGGCGGTGCGACCAATGCGTTATCATTGACGATCTTTACACGACGGGCTCGACCGTTTACCACGCTGCACGCCTTTTGAAACAAGCAGGCGCGCGTGACGTATTTTCTTTTACGCTTGTCCGTGCGTAA